The Cyprinus carpio isolate SPL01 chromosome B17, ASM1834038v1, whole genome shotgun sequence genome has a window encoding:
- the tpp1 gene encoding tripeptidyl-peptidase 1, with the protein MRIAVFVLSFIWLVNGELLEADQDASVPEDWILVEGVEPLEEVELTFALKQQNVKQMEELLKLVSDPDSHQYGKHLSLEEVAALVQPSQLTEKVVRNWLQSHGVKNCHTVVTRDFLQCVMTVQVAEALLPGAKFHRYSRDSHTVLRSTSLYSVHKDVYQHLDFVGGVHRFPPKGKDISKGWEGARQSALGYHLGVTPSVIRSRYNLTEKDVGTATNNSQAVAQFLEQYYHPADLAEFMSLFAGGFTHMSAVERVVGTQGGGKAGIEASLDVEYIMSSGANISTWVFTNPGRHETQEPFLQWMLLLSNMSAVPWVHTISYGDDEDSLSDAYMNRINIEFMKAGLRGISMLFASGDSGAGCRHLTKERNTFRPSFPASSPYVTTVGGTSFKNPFKLTYEVTDYISGGGFSNVFAMPDYQGGAVQAYLKNVQPLPPQTYFNITGRAYPDLAALSDNYWVVTNRVPVPWVSGTSASTPVVGGMLSLINDQRFLKGLPSLGFINPRLYKLQGKGLYDVTEGCHLSCLDDKVEGKGFCASPSWDPVTGWGTPNYPALLKALMD; encoded by the exons ATGCG GATTGCTGTTTTTGTCCTGAGCTTTATTTGGCTCGTCAATGGGGAGCTGCTTGAGGCTGACCAAGATGCTTC CGTGCCTGAGGACTGGATCCTAGTTGAAGGGGTTGAACCTTTGGAGGAAGTGGAACTTACATTTGCATTAAAGCAGCAGAATGTTAAGCAGATGGAAGAGTTACTGAAACTAGTGTCGGATCCTGACTCACATCAATATG GGAAGCACCTGAGTTTGGAAGAAGTGGCTGCTCTTGTGCAACCTTCTCAGCTGACCGAGAAAGTAGTGCGGAATTGGCTCCAGAGTCATGGGGTCAAAAACTGTCACACAGTTGTAACACGGGACTTCCTTCAATGTGTCATGACTGTGCA GGTGGCTGAAGCATTACTCCCTGGCGCTAAATTTCACCGCTACAGCAGAGATTCACACACTGTGTTGAGGTCAACATCTCTATACTCCGTTCATAAAGACGTGTATCAGCATCTAGACTTTG tggGTGGTGTTCACCGTTTTCCACCTAAAGGAAAGGATATCAGTAAAGGCTGGGAAGGAGCAAGACAGTCAGCTTTAGGCTATCACTTGGGTGTCACCCCCTCAGTCATTAGGAGTCGCTACAACCTTACAGAAAAAGATGTGGGCACTGCCACTAACAACAGTCAGGCAGTGGCACAG TTCTTGGAGCAGTACTACCACCCTGCTGACTTGGCTGAGTTTATGAGTCTGTTTGCTGGAGGATTCACTCACATGTCTGCAGTAGAGCGGGTCGTGGGCACTCAGGGCGGAGGGAAAGCTGGCATTGAGGCCAGTCTGGATGTGGAGTACATCATGAGCAGTGGAGCGAACATTTCTACATGGGTCTTCACAAATCCAG GTCGTCATGAGACTCAGGAGCCGTTCCTTCAGTGGATGCTGCTGCTCAGCAACATGTCTGCAGTGCCTTGGGTCCACACTATCAGCTATGGAGATGATGAGGACAGCCTTTCTGATGCCTATATGAACCGCATCAACATCGAGTTCATGAAAGCTGGCCTCAGAGGGATTTCCATGCTTTTTGCTTCTG GTGACAGTGGAGCAGGCTGTAGACACTTGACCAAGGAAAGAAATACTTTTAGGCCGAGTTTTCCTGCATCCAG TCCCTATGTGACCACGGTGGGCGGGACTTCTTTTAAGAACCCCTTCAAACTCACCTATGAAGTCACAGACTACATCAGTGGAGGTGGCTTCAGTAATGTGTTTGCGATGCCAGATTATCAG GGTGGTGCTGTTCAAGCATATCTGAAGAATGTTCAGCCTCTACCTCCTCAGACATATTTCAACATCACTGGAAGAGCCTATCCAGATTTAGCTGCGCTCTCTGACAACTACTGGGTTGTTACCAACCGTGTACCCGTACCATGGGTTTCTGGAACTTCGG CATCAACTCCAGTAGTGGGTGGAATGCTGTCCCTCATAAATGACCAGCGCTTTCTGAAGGGTCTTCCCTCATTAGGATTCATCAACCCTCGCCTTTACAAACTGCAAGGCAAAGGTCTTTATGAT GTAACCGAGGGATGTCACCTGAGTTGTCTGGATGATAAAGTTGAAGGGAAGGGTTTCTGTGCCTCCCCTTCATGGGATCCAGTAACAGGATGGGGAACACCAAATTATCCTGCTCTTCTAAAAGCTCTTATGGATTGA
- the gdf7 gene encoding LOW QUALITY PROTEIN: growth/differentiation factor 6-A (The sequence of the model RefSeq protein was modified relative to this genomic sequence to represent the inferred CDS: substituted 1 base at 1 genomic stop codon), whose product MTPKKTAAPFLWFSFCFGNVLEAVVLGSVQYPSDNGLHSHLDARGPAEVSASSRNDFTSVHVPSYMISLYRTLSELDRRGSNGSQTRSRRYANTVTSFIDLGQDDPSLKFHQQYTFDLSGLSRLDELMEVELRVLRRPPPDVLSLLSTGGNLYRLLLHTCSLPGSSNQPLLLTSRTIDLLDTASATWDVFDVGTSVKTHLKLNRAAEGSRPLCFSISAVSDSNNKVVHPGMLGLSHEDQQTHERALLVAFTRARRKENLFREIREKIKAMKSRKFPNPAPELGIKGHPRHRRRRRTALAGRCVVGSVDLGXIGVSGGGRRRTRCSRKPLHVNFKELGWDDWIIAPLDYEAYHCEGLCDFPLRSHLEPTNHAIIQTLMNSMDPESTPPSCCVPSKLSPISILYIDSGNNVVYKQYEDMVVESCGCR is encoded by the exons ATGACTCCCAAGAAGACTGCCGCTCCCTTCTTATGGTTTTCTTTTTGCTTTGGGAATGTTCTTGAGGCAGTGGTGCTGGGATCGGTGCAGTACCCCTCTGATAACGGGCTCCACTCACATCTGGATGCGCGCGGTCCTGCAGAAGTCAGCGCGAGCTCTCGGAACGACTTCACATCTGTTCATGTTCCGTCTTACATGATCTCTCTGTACAGGACTCTGTCGGAACTGGACCGACGGGGAAGCAACGGCAGCCAGACGCGCTCCAGGAGATATGCCAATACAGTGACCAGCTTCATTGACCTGGGACAAG ATGATCCTTCTCTAAAGTTCCACCAGCAGTACACATTCGACCTGTCTGGTCTCTCAAGACTGGACGAACTGATGGAGGTGGAGCTGCGGGTTCTGAGGAGGCCACCGCCTGATGTCTTAAGTTTACTCTCCACTGGTGGGAACCTGTACCGACTACTCCTTCACACCTGCTCCCTCCCGGGATCCTCTAACCAACCTCTGCTCCTCACTTCCAGGACCATTGATCTTCTAGATACCGCTTCAGCCACATGGGACGTGTTTGACGTTGGCACAAGCGTGAAGACCCACCTCAAGTTGAACAGAGCCGCAGAAGGCAGCAGGCCTTTGTGCTTCAGCATATCCGCCGTTTCTGATTCAAATAACAAGGTGGTGCATCCCGGCATGCTGGGTCTGAGCCATGAGGATCAGCAGACCCATGAAAGGGCCTTACTGGTGGCTTTTACTCGAGCTCGAAGGAAGGAGAACCTCTTTAGGGAGATCCGTGAGAAGATAAAGGCCATGAAAAGTCGTAAATTTCCTAATCCTGCACCGGAGCTTGGTATTAAAGGTCATCCGAGACATCGGCGGAGGAGGCGGACCGCACTAGCAGGCCGTTGTGTTGTTGGGAGTGTGGACCTTGGTTGAATTGGAGTAAGTGGTGGTGGCAGACGGAGAACACGTTGCAGCCGGAAGCCGCTTCACGTGAACTTCAAAGAACTGGGTTGGGACGACTGGATTATTGCGCCACTTGATTACGAAGCTTATCACTGTGAGGGTTTGTGTGACTTCCCCTTGCGCTCACACCTGGAACCGACCAACCACGCCATCATCCAGACTCTTATGAACTCCATGGACCCGGAGTCCACCCCTCCCAGTTGTTGTGTTCCTTCTAAACTCAGTCCCATCAGCATCCTGTACATTGACTCTGGGAATAACGTGGTTTATAAACAGTATGAGGACATGGTGGTGGAGAGTTGTGGGTGCAGGTAG
- the yy1a gene encoding transcriptional repressor protein YY1a, with protein MASGETLYIEADGSEMPAEIVELHEIEVETIETTVVGGDDDEHQPMIALQPLVTEDPNHVNHQEVILVQTREEVVGCDDSDLHADDSFEDQILIPVPVPVAEEEYIEQTLVTVSGKNPSGRMKKGGGSGKRVVKKSFLNSAEASGRKWEQKQVQIKTLEGEFSVTMWASDDKKDVDHETEVEEHVIGENSPPDYSEYMTGKKLPPGGIPGIDLSDPKQLAEFARMKPRKIKEDDSPRTIACPHKGCTKMFRDNSAMRKHLHTHGPRVHVCAECGKAFVESSKLKRHQLVHTGEKPFQCTFEGCGKRFSLDFNLRTHVRIHTGDRPYVCPFDGCNKKFAQSTNLKSHILTHAKAKNNQ; from the exons ATGGCGTCGGGCGAGACACTGTACATCGAAGCAGACGGCTCGGAGATGCCGGCGGAGATCGTCGAGCTGCACGAAATCGAAGTCGAGACCATCGAGACGACCGTGGTCGGCGGAGACGACGACGAGCACCAGCCGATGATCGCGCTGCAGCCGCTGGTCACAGAGGATCCCAACCACGTTAACCACCAGGAGGTGATTCTGGTCCAAACTCGCGAGGAGGTGGTGGGCTGCGACGATTCGGACCTCCACGCAGACGACAGCTTCGAGGACCAGATCCTCATCCCTGTCCCTGTCCCTGTGGCAGAGGAGGAATATATCGAGCAGACTTTAGTGACCGTGTCTGGCAAGAACCCGTCGGGAAGGATGAAGAAAGGGGGAGGCAGCGGGAAAAGAGTGGTCAAAAAGAGCTTCCTAAACTCCGCCGAGGCGAGCGGACGCAAATGGGAGCAGAAGCAAGTGCAGATCAAAACACTGGAGGGGGAGTTTTCCGTCACTATGTGGGCATCGG ATGATAAGAAAGATGTTGATCATGAGACTGAGGTTGAGGAGCATGTTATTGGAGAAAACTCTCCTCCTGACTACTCCGAGTATATGACAGGCAAGAAACTGCCCCCTGGTGGCATACCTGGTATTGACCTGTCAGACCCCAAACAGCTGGCGGAGTTTGCCAG AATGAAGCCCAGGAAAATAAAGGAGGACGACTCTCCAAGGACGATAGCATGTCCTCacaaa GGTTGCACAAAAATGTTTCGGGACAACTCTGCTATGAGAAAGCACTTGCACACCCATGGGCCGCGGGTTCATGTCTGCGCTGAATGTGGGAAGGCGTTTGTGGAGAGTTCCAAGTTAAAACGGCATCAGTTGGTTCATACTGGTGAAAAACCTTtccag TGTACATTTGAGGGATGTGGAAAGCGCTTTTCATTGGACTTTAACTTGCGCACACACGTGCGGATTCACACTGGAGACAGACCTTATGTTTGCCCGTTCGATGGCTGCAACAAGAAATTCGCTCAGTCCACCAACCTGAAGTCTCACATTTTGACACACGCAAAAGCTAAAAACAATCAGTGA